A window of Rhododendron vialii isolate Sample 1 chromosome 13a, ASM3025357v1 contains these coding sequences:
- the LOC131312979 gene encoding tetrahydroberberine oxidase-like yields MKTPNALLLSLVSLLSVISWATSAHTHENFLQCLSLHFPNSNSISKVIYTPYNSSYQSILQSAIRMERFLPPAPIPKPLVIVTPLVESHIQAAIYCSKKHDMQIRVRSGGHDYEGLSYISYQAPFVIVDLVNFQSITIDVENSTAWVQAGATIGQLYYTIAQKSPTLGFSAGVCPTVGVGGHFSGGGYGMMSRNYGIAADNIIDARLIDVNGRILDRKSMGEDLFWAIRGGGGASFGVIIAWHIKLLQVPKTVTVFTVNRTLEQNATKIVHRWQYVSGKIDEKLLLRLFLRRANSSQDGKETVQASFVSLYLGGVDTLLPLMEQSFPELGLARSDCIEMSWIDSILYFASLSGEPLDVLLNRTSSVSGTYFKGKSDYVTEPISETGLESIWKRFLEYPEEMNEMQFSPYGGRLSEISESATPFPHRAGTLYSIHYGVAWTEAGKSALNRHIRGIRRFYSFMTPYVTKNPRSAYLNYRDLDVGVNNKGNTTSYEQASIWGLKYYGINFKRLVHVKTEVDPGNFFRNEQSIPPL; encoded by the coding sequence ATGAAGACTCCAAATGCTTTGTTGCTTTCACTTGTTTCTCTTCTCTCCGTGATTTCATGGGCAACTTCAGCTCATACTCATGAGAATTTTCTTCAATGCCTTTCCCTTCATTTTCCTAATTCCAACTCAATTTCCAAAGTTATTTACACTCCTTACAACTCTTCATACCAGTCCATTTTGCAATCTGCAATACGAATGGAGCGATTCTTACCGCCCGCCCCAATCCCCAAACCTCTCGTCATTGTTACACCATTGGTGGAATCCCATATCCAAGCAGCCATTTACTGCTCTAAAAAACATGACATGCAAATCCGGGTTCGGAGTGGTGGCCATGACTACGAGGGTCTCTCTTACATCTCTTACCAGGCCCCGTTCGTCATCGTTGACCTAGTAAATTTTCAATCAATCACTATTGATGTCGAAAATAGCACCGCATGGGTTCAAGCCGGGGCCACGATCGGTCAACTTTATTACACCATAGCTCAGAAAAGTCCAACTCTTGGCTTTTCGGCCGGTGTTTGCCCTACAGTAGGTGTTGGTGGACACTTTAGTGGGGGAGGATATGGGATGATGTCACGTAATTATGGGATCGCTGCTGATAACATCATCGATGCTCGTTTAATCGATGTAAATGGAAGAATTCTTGATCGGAAGTCTATGGGGGAAGACCTATTTTGGGCCATTAGAGGAGGTGGAGGTGCTAGTTTTGGTGTGATTATTGCATGGCACATAAAACTATTACAAGTTCCCAAAACCGTCACGGTTTTCACCGTAAATAGAACGTTGGAGCAAAATGCAACTAAGATTGTACATCGGTGGCAGTACGTTTCGGGAAAAATCGATGAAAAGCTACTTCTCAGGCTCTTTCTAAGAAGAGCCAATTCTAGCCAAGACGGAAAAGAAACAGTACAAGCCTCATTCGTTAGCTTGTACCTTGGTGGAGTTGACACACTTCTCCCATTGATGGAACAAAGCTTTCCTGAGTTGGGTTTGGCCAGATCAGATTGTATCGAAATGAGCTGGATCGATTCGATACTCTACTTCGCGAGTCTTAGTGGAGAACCTCTTGATGTTTTGTTGAATAGGACTTCGTCGGTGTCCGGTACATATTTCAAAGGAAAATCGGACTACGTGACCGAGCCCATTTCTGAAACCGGGCTTGAATCCATATGGAAACGGTTTCTAGAATATCCCGAGGAGATGAACGAGATGCAATTTAGTCCTTATGGTGGAAGGTTGAGTGAGATTTCAGAATCCGCAACACCTTTCCCCCATAGAGCGGGAACCTTATATAGCATTCATTACGGAGTTGCGTGGACTGAAGCAGGGAAAAGTGCATTGAACAGGCATATAAGAGGGATCCGAAGGTTTTATAGTTTCATGACTCCTTATGTTACCAAGAATCCAAGATCTGCATATCTCAACTACAGAGATCTTGATGTGGGGGTAAATAACAAAGGGAACACAACAAGCTATGAACAAGCAAGCATTTGGGGTTTGAAATACTATGGGATCAACTTTAAAAGACTGGTTCATGTGAAAACCGAGGTTGATCCTGGTAACTTCTTCAGGAATGAGCAAAGCATTCCACCTCTGTGA